A segment of the Aureimonas sp. SA4125 genome:
GATGCCGGAACGCATTTGCAGGACGGCGGCGGTGAAAACGGTCATGTCTCTTCCTCGGGCCAACCGGCCCCTCGTGTTACGGCCGGATCAGGCGGCGAGAAGCGGGTCGAGCTTGCCCGCACGCTCCAGCGCATAGAGATCGTCGCAGCCGCCGACATGCGTCTCGCCGATAAAGATCTGCGGAAACGTCGCGCCGCCGTTCGAGCGCTGCATCATCTCC
Coding sequences within it:
- the grxC gene encoding glutaredoxin 3; the encoded protein is MTDVTIYTRQLCSYCARAKQLLEKKGVAFEEKDASHSPDLRREMMQRSNGGATFPQIFIGETHVGGCDDLYALERAGKLDPLLAA